Genomic window (Polaromonas sp. JS666):
ATCAGGATGGCGGCGAGGTACACGCCGGTCTTCAGGCTGGCCATGACCTCGGCGCCGCGCTCGTTGCGCAGCCAGCGGTAGGCAGAAATACCCGCCACCAGAAACGACACAGTGAGGCCCGAGGCCAGCAGCATGTGCGTGAGGCGGTACGGAAACGACGGGTTGAAGATCACCTGCAGCCAGCTCGTCACATGCGCCTGCCCGTTGATCATTTCAAAACCGGCCGGTGTCTGCATCCACGAATTGAGCGCCAGGATCCAGAACGCCGACAGCGTGGTGCCGCCGGCCACCAGCAGCGTGGCGATGGTGTGCATGGTTTCGCTGACGCGCTCACGCGCAAACAGCATCACCCCCAGCATCGTGGCCTCGAGGAAGAACGCCGTGAGCACCTCGTAGGCCAGCAACGGCCCGGCGATGTTGCCGACCTTTTGCATGTAGCCGGGCCAGTTGGTGCCGAACTGGAAGCTCATGGTGATGCCGCTCACCACGCCCAGCGCAAACGTCAGCGCAAAAATCTTCACCCAGAACTGGTAGGCATCCATCCAGTACTGGTCCTGCGTCCTGACGAAGCGCAGCTTGAAGTACAGCAGCACCCAGCCCAGCGAAATGCTGATGGTAGGGAACAGGATATGGAAGGTGATGTTGGCTGCAAACTGGATCCGGGCCAAAAGAAATGCGTCAAGTCCTTCCATTGTCAACTCCTGTTTTTATCGGCAAGGTTGGCAGGCGGCGCTGCGGGCCCTGGCGGGCCGTCAGACTTCGCCGCCACTGTGCTTGATGCCGCCCGGCCTGTCAAACCGGCCTTGACGGTGCTGGTCACCTTGTCTTTCATCTGCAGCAGCTTCTGCACCTTGGCGCCCATCTTCATCAGGCTCATCAGCGTGGCCGAGTCCATCTTCTGCACGTCGGCCAGCCAGCCCGTCATCAGCTCGATCAGGTCGTGCATCTGCTTCATGCGCGCCTGGGCGTGGATGTCGTCCTGGTTCGCCGGCTGCTCCATCAGCGCATCGCGCAGCATCGACAGCGTCGGGTCAATCTCACGCTTGCGCCGCTCCTCGGCCAGGGTACGGAAAATCGCCCAGACATCATCCGGCGCGCTGAAATATTCGCGCCTGTCATTGGGCAAGTGCTGCAGCCGCACCAGGTTCCACGACTGCAGCTCCTTCAGCCCCATGCTCACGTTGGAGCGCGAAAACGCCAGCGCCTCGCCAATTTCATCGGCATTCAGGGCGCGGGGCGACACGTAAAGGAGCGCATAAATCTGCCCCACGGTGCGGTTGATGCCCCAGCGGCTGCCCATTTCACCGAAATGCAGGACAAAACGCTGGGTCAGGGGGGCTAGATTCATGCGTGGACTTATTGAATTTTCAGGAATTACTGAAATTATAGTAAGCCCGGGATTTTTTTGCTCTGGAGCGTCTTATGGCCCAATTTATTGTTCATCGGAGGCTCTGCCAGCTACGGCGCTGACGTCATTTGCCACCAATCAAGACAGGGGATGTGCCGTGGGCCGATGCCCCCTACTCTGCCCAACTGTCACCACATCGGTATTACCAGTCATGCGCCCGGGCCCAACACAGGGCAGCAGCCTGACTTTCTTTGCCTCTTACAGCGGCTAATGGGCCGCAGCTGCGCCCGCCGGCACCGTGCTGTACTTCGGTGTGCCGGTGGTGCCGACCATCAAGTGGTTGACCACGCCCATGACATCGTCCACCAGCATCACGGCACGCTCCATCGCCAGGGCCTGCTCTTGCGACTGCACGCATCCCATCAATGTCACCAGCCGCCGTTCACCCAGCACCCAGACGCTGGTGTCGCCAAAACGGCCATCCTGCTGGAGATAGATCGCCACCCTGGGAATGATCTCCTTGTCGTAAAGATAGGAGTTGGGCAAACGGCACCGCCCGGATCGAAAACAGCTGCCGCCATGCTGGGCGCGCACGTGCGCCTCTGCGCGTACCTGCTCTTGTGTGAAGGACGGCCCTTCAGGCACGGGGCAAGCCGCCATGGCTGAGCTCACCCGCAGGAAAGGGTCATCAAAGTAGTTTTGCCGGTCTTGCGCGACGGCGGGCATTAACAATACCAACCCGCCCATGACCAGCCAGTTGCTCAGCCTGAACTTCAGCCTCATCCTGATCTCCATGGGCCGGCGACGCAGCCACCCGTGTTTATTGTCAGATGAAATCGGGCGGCGACAAAATCCTGCAGATGCCGGTCGCAGCCGCACGAACGCCGGCGCCCCGCGCGCGGGAATGCTCAGGCCGTGGGCTTGGGCGCACCGACCAATTCAGCCAGCTGGTCCGTGCATTGGCCCCAGCCTTCGTGGAAACCCATTTTCTCGTGCGCCTCGCGGTCGGCGACGGTCCAGTGCATGACCCGGGCGGTGTATCGGGTCCCAGGACCGTTGGGACCGGCTTCCTCTTCAAAGGTCAGCACCACCGTCATGAACGGCTTTTCAGACGGCTTCCATGCCTCGGTGTAGGCATCGGTGAAAACCAGCCGCTCGTTGGGGACCACCTCAAGGTAGACGCCGCGATTGGGAAAGTCCGTGCCATCGGGGCCGCGCATGACAACAAAGTTGGCGCCGCCGGGTCGCACGTCGAGCTCTGCGCGCGGCGTGCTCCAGGGTTTGGGCGCAAACCATTGCGTCAGGAGTTCGGGCGTGGTCCAGGCCTTGAAGAGCTTTTCACGCGGAGCCTCGATATGGCGGGTCAGTACAAGCTCGCGGTCGGAAGTTGTGGCGGTGCGGTGTGAAGTGGTGGTCATGCGATTCTCCTGGGGCTGGTTGGTATTTACCACGGCCAAACACGGCCGGCAATACTTTTGCAGGCCCTTTGCAGGCCGCCTACCTGTACGACGAAGCAGACACGGCTTTCTCGACACTCAGGAGTTCAATCAACAATAACAATTTGTATTTTCTGCCCGGGACACCCACCGCACAAGGCCAGCCCGAACCAGCCCCGAACACCTTTCACAAGTCAGGTTTCTTTTTGATGTCCTGCGACATACGCCAGCAACAGAAAGCCGCCCGCCATCGCGGTGTTCTTGAGGAAGCTCAAAAGCTGCGCGTTGAACTGCGGCGGTTCAGCGGCCCAAAAGGCGTGCGCGATCAATGCCGACGCCAGGGTGAAGGCGCCCATGACGCCAGCTGCAAGCCGCAGCCTCCAGCCCAGCACAAGCGCGATACCGCCACCGATCTCTAGCGCTACCGTCAATGCCAGTGCAATTTCAGGCAGCGGAATGCCGAGCTTGTTGAAGTAGCCCACGGTGGCTCCCCACGCCAGCAACTTTCTCATGCCGGCCACCAGGAAGATGAGGGCCATCAATGCGCGCGCTGCAAACAATATGTTGCGATTTTGAATGGTCATTTTTGTCTCCGGATGAAAGGAAGGACCTGGCCCGGGCTCAGTCGAGGGCAATTCTGGAGCGCTTGACGATTTCAGCGAAGCGGAGCTTGTCGGCTTCAGCGGCCTTCGTCACATCCGAAGGTGGCGCAATCCAGGGCTCAAAACCGAAATTCGCCAGCCTGTCCTTGATGTCGGCATCCGCCAGCGCCTTGGCCACCCCGGACTGGATCCGGTCAACCACCGGCTTGGGCGTTCCTTTCGGGGCATACATCGCCACCCAGGTCGGCAGCTCGAAACCGGCCGGGCCACCGGATTCAGCCACCGTCGGCACATCGGTATAACCTGCCATGCGGTTGTGCCCCGCATAAGCCAGCAGCCTGACCTTCTTTGCCTTGTACAGAGGGCCAACGGTCGCAGCGGTACCAAAAGCCCAGTCCACCTCGCCGGTTGCCACGGCGGTGTAAAGCTGGGGGAGCTCCTTGAAGGGCACGTGCGTCATCTTCGCGCCGGTGGAATGCTCAAACATGGCGGTGCCGACATGGGCCACGCTGCCTATGCCCCAGCTTCCGTAGGTCAGGTGCCCGTCTTTGGCTTTCGCTGCGGCGATCAGTTCCGTCACGTTTTTCCACGGAGCGTTGGCGCCGACGACGATGAAGAAGTTTGTCCTGTACAGCGGCGCCACCGGTTCAAAATCCTTGGCCGGGTCAAACGGCAGTTGCTTGTAGAGGTGCGGCTGCAGCGTCATGTGCGTGGAATCCACGGTCATCAACGTGTAACCGTCCGGCTGCGCACGCTTGGTTTCGCCGATCGCCAGCCAGCCGTTGGCGCCGGGCTTGTTGTCGACGAGCAGTTGCTGGCCCCAGTCGCGCGTGAGCTTTTCGCCGACGCTGCGCATCACCGAGTCCGGGCCGCTGCCGGCGGAATACGGCAGTACGGCGCGTACCGGCTTGACCGGAAAGGTCTGTGCCGCCGCCGGGAGCATGGCGCAAGCCAGCAGCACGGCGGCCGCGCCTGTCAATGTTTTGATCTGCAGAAATTTCATGGTGTTGTCTCCGTGGGTCTCGTGGTGGGGGCGTGATCGGGTGGCGGGGAAATGAACTTCAAATGACTTCAAATGATTTCAAAGGGCTTCAAAGGCCGCGGTGAAGTGCGGGTCGCGCTGCTTCAGGTCGTCGTGGCTCACCTGGCCGGTGCGCCGCATGTAGTCGTAGGCAAAACTGACCGGGTCCAGATGCAGCTTGCCGGCCACGTTTTCATACCAGTCCAGGCTTTTGGCCGCGGCGTTCTGGAAGCTCGATGACGCCGGCCGCCGCGTGGCCTCGAACGCGGCAAAGGCCAGTGCCAGGTCGTCCGGGTGCGCAGCCAGGCCCTTGTGCAGCGCAATTGCGTCCTGCATGGCCATGCGTGTGCCGGAACCAAGCGAGAAATGAACCGTGCGCAAGGCATCGCCCAGCAGCACGATGTTGCGATGGGTCCACTGCTCGTTCTTGACGATGTTGGCTTCAAACCAGAGCGAGCGGTTGGTCAGCAGCACGTTGGCGCCCAGCTCGGCGCCAAACACCTGCGTGCAGTAACGGCGGCTCTCGTCTTCGCTGGCCGCGTCCAGCCCGGCGCGCTTCCAGGTGTCGGGGTCAACCTCGACGAGGAAGGTGCTCAGCTCGGCGCTGTACTGGTAACTGTGGGCAATGAAAACGCCGTGCGTGGTCTCTTTGAAGATCAGCGACACCGGATGAAAGCGCTGGCGCGTGCCGTACCAGGCAAACTTGTTGCGGCGTTTTTCAAACGTGGGACGGAAGTGCCCGGCAAACTGTGTGCGCACCGCGCTGTTGCCGCCGTCAGCAGCAATCAGCAAATCCACTTCCGCCGCGAGCGCAGACACGTCGCCGATGCGCTGCCCATAGTGAATGCGCACACCCACGCGCTCGCAGGCCCGCTGCAGCGTCTGCAGCATGTCGATGCGAGCGGTGCGTGAAAAGTGATTGCCGTGGATCTGCACATGACATCCGCGGTGCACCACCTCCATGTAGTCGCACTTTTCATGGTGGGCCGTGAATTCGGCAAAGAATTCCGCGTCGGCCTCCTTCAGGAAGGCCAGGCCCACGTCGGAAAACACCACGCCCCAGCCGTAGGTGGCGCCTTCGGGGTTTTGCTCATACACATTGATCTCATGCGCCGGGTTGTGTTTTTTGGTGAGCAGCGAGAAATACAGCCCGGCCGGCCCGGCGCCGATGACGGCGATCTTCATGGTGTGCTCCTCTCTGGCGTGATGGAAGGCGCTGCGGCGCAGGCTGCCTGGTAGCGCTCCAGTGCAGCGCGGAACGCCGGCGGGATCTCTATCGAACGGCGCTCGTCGCGCGCCACGCACACCGGCGTCAGCGTGGCGACAAAAATCACCTCACCTTCCAGCGTGCGGCCGGTCACGTCCAGCACATAGGTGCGGCTTTGGATGCCGGCCACGGTGACCGTCATGTCGAACTCGTCATCGGGCCGCAATGAACGCCTGAAGTCAAACGCCAGCGCGCGGCTGGGCGTGCCAAAACCCTGCTCGTGTTTGGCGCGCTGCGGCGTTGTGTGGAACAGCGAGCCATAGAAGAGCTCGGCCGCCGAGATCACGTATTCGGAAAACATCGGCGTGTAGACCACGCCCGCCGGGTCGCAATCGCCCCACTTGACGCGGCGGCGAATCACCAGCGGCCGCTCGCCCAGCACCTGCTCGGTGGCGATCATGACGGGCTCCCTGCCGCCTCGGCGGCCAGCTGGTCGGCGATGCGCTGCTTCAATGCGGGCTTGTCGATCTTGCCCACGCGCGTCAGCGGGTAGCTGTCAACGATCTCGACCCGTTCCGGGCACTTGTATTTGGCCAGGCCCAGGCCGACGAGGAAGGCGCCGAGCGCCTTCACGTCGGGTGCAACCATGCCGGGGCGCGGAACAATGAAGACGCAGGCCTTCTCGCCGTAGAACGGGTCGGGCATGGCAACCAGCTTGGCGTCGGCCACGGCCGGGTGCTGGCTGACGAAGCCTTCGACCTCTTCGCAGCCGATTTTTTCGCCGCCGCGGTTGACGTTGTCGCGCAGCCGGCCTTCAAAGGCATAGCAGGTGACGCCGTCGACGACGTGCGCGGTCATCATGTCGCCGGTGCGGTAGAAGCCGTCGGAGGTGAAGGCTTTGGCGTTCGCCTCGGGATTGCCGAAGAAGCCGGTCAGGCTGGACGGGCCGCGAAAGCACATCTCGCCCATCTCCCCGGGCGGACTCGGTTCTTCGGTTTCGGGCACCAGCAGGCGGATCTCGTCGTGCGCGCAACCCGAAGTGCCTTGCGTGTGGTGCCGCGCAAAGGCCGGCGCATCGGCGGGCGAGCCGAGCAGCAGCCCTTCGGTGATGCCGTACAGGTTGGAGCAAGGCACGCCAATGTGCTTTTCCAGCTTGTCGGCGCGGCTCATGGTGGCAAAGAGCTGCAGCGACGACAGGTCGTGCCTGGCGATGTCGGTATACGCCAGCAGCTGCGGCGCGATCGGGCCGATCGACAAGGCATGCGTGATGCGGTGTTCTTCAATCAGCGCCAGCATGCGGGCAATATCCACCCTGGGCATCAGCACCACGGTCACGCCCATCAGGGCCGCGGGCATCAGTGTGTACAGCTGGCCGGCGTTGTGCAGCAGCGGCAGGGACCAGATCACGCGGCTGCCGGCGTCGATGCGGTAGCGCCGCATCCATGCGGCGGAATGCCCCAGGTATTCGGCATGGAAGCGCGGAATGATTTTGGGCACACCGGTGGTGCCGCCGGAAAGCTGGAAGCTCAGCACGTCTTCCATGCCGAGCGCAATATGGCCCAACTGCTGCCGCGCCTGCTCAAGGGGCATGTCGGCGATCAATGCGTCGATGCCGGGCAGGCCGGCGACCGCGCCGCGCACCACGACCAGATGTTCCAGTGACGGGTGCCGGGCCGCCATGGTCCGGGCTAAACCGACCAGGTCGAAACTGCCGAAATCGGTCTGCACAAAATAGCCGCGGGCGCCCGACTGGGCGGCGAGCTGGCCGATTTCAACCTCGCGGTGCTGCGGCAGCGAGCAAACCGGCACGATGCCGGCCTTGTAGCAGGCCAGCAGCACGATGGCGGTATCCACCGTCGTGCCGAGCTGGAAGATGGCGCGGTCGCCCGTCGCCAGCCCCATGGCCAGCAGCGCAGCGGCCAGGCGATCCGTTGTCTCGTCCAGTTCGCGAAAAGTCAGGCTTCGCTCATCGCTGATAAAGGCCTGCCTGTCGGGGTAGCGCGCCGCCGTGGCGCGCAGGCAGTCGCCCACGGTGGAGGCCACCCAGGAACCATTCGCCAGCGAGGCGGCGGCGCGTTGGTCGGACGGGTAGGTCACGCCCTCGATGGGGCTTTGAATGTCTCGCATGCTTGTCTCCGGGGTCTCTTTGGTTCTCTTGGGTTTCAGCGTGTGCTCAGGGCCGGGCCGGTGCAATGACCACACGGTCCCGCTCAAACACTTCAATGTGCCCGCGAACCCCGCCGGTGAACAGCCCGTACCAGACGGCGGGTTTGAGCCCCAGCGCCTTGCGGCGAAATTCCATCGCTTGCCCGGCCTCGATCAGGTCGTAGTCACCGACCGCCGTCACGCGGCATTCGGGCCGCGCCGCGGCGTCGTGGACCAATGCCGAGAACTCCGCGAGCCGGGGCACGTAAATGGCCACGGCCGAGCCCACGCGGTCGCCAGCGCCGCCGCGTTCATCCAGCAGTCTGGCCTTGGCGGACCAGATGTCGTCAATACGGGCCAGATGGCTGCCGCGCCGCACTGCGGCGTCTTCAGCCTCCAGCGCGGCCTGCAGGGTCAGCGCGCCGTCGTCGGCATCAAGCCGGTCCAGCGGGCGCAGCTTGCGCGTGAACTCGACAAAGTAGCCGTTGGGGTCGCGCACATAGATGGACTCGATGACTTCATGGGCGGTTTCCACCGAGACGTTCAGCCCCTGGGCCTCCAGGCGCTGTTTCCAGGCCTGGAGTTCTTCGGCGCTCTCGACGATCCATGCGGTGTGGGTTGCGTCGAACACGTGGTCGTCGGGCAGTGGCGGCTTCGATGCCCGGTCTTCCATCGTGGCCGGCTGGTCGGAGCCCAGGTAATAGAAGAAGGCAATCGTGCTGCCGTTCCCGCTGTCGAAGAAAAAATGCAGAAAGTCCGGGTGCGTAGCCGGGCCCCAGCCGCGAGCCGAGATGACATGCACCAGGGGCAGCCCCAGCTTGTCGCGGTAAAACTCGATGGTTTCGCGCAGCTTCCAGGTGGGCCGGGCGGTGTGGTCAACGCCGCGCAATGCGGGTTGGGGAAGCAGGTCACGGGCTGACATGGTGGTCTTTCTGTCGTGAGGGTGAAAAAGGTTGTGCGAAAAGGCGCGGGGCCATCACTGCGGGAAGCGTTCCTGGAGCCAGGCGCCGAGCAGCCGGCCGGCCTCCAGCCGCCCGGGCTCTTCACCGGGCGACAGCGCACGGCCGTGGTGGTCGCCGCGCACGCGCAGGTGGCGCTTGTCGGCGCTCGCGAGCGATTCGAAAATCTGACGCACGTCGCCCGGAAAGCAGGCCTGATCGCCGGTGTACTCGACCACCAGCACCGACTGTGTGATGGCCGCGGCGGTCTTGGCCAGCGTGGCGTTGGACGAGATGCCCGACCAGGTGGAAAGCCAGCTCTCCGGCGTGCACTGCCGTGCAAAGCCGACCGCGCCATAGTTGGAGGCAAAGGGCTCGGCGCCCCACAACGATCCAAACTTGCGGTCCGACGGGTCCAGCGACAAATCAAGGCAGCGCAAATCGCCATCGGTGCGCCAGACGTTGATGATGGGCGTGTGGCCTGCCAGCCGCCGGTCTTCGTCGCTGGCGCCCATGCTCGCGCCGTCAACCGCGGCCTTGCCCGCGGCGTCAACCGCGGCCTTGACGCGCCGGCGCGCGGCCAGGCGTCGCTCGATCAGTGCGCGGGCCGTCGCGTCCAGGCGGGCGACGCGGTCACGCTGGGCTGCCCGGTAGCGCGCCACAAACTCCGGCGCATAGCGCGTGGCTTTCGGGCCGGCATAACCGTTCGCCGGGTTGAGCGGGTCGAGCGAGGCGTCAACCGACAGCGCATCATTTTCGTCGGCCACCGAAGGGTCGATGCAGTTCATCAGCAGCGCGCCCTGCCCCGCGTGCGGGCCGATGAACACCATGCCATCGGGCACGGGCATGTCCAGCTCTGCCAGCTGGGTGGGCTTGCCGCCGGGTGTTTTGGCAATGCGCACCTGACCCGGCAGTGCGGCCTGCTGCGCATAGAAGGCATACAGGCCGGCGCCGCCTGAGTTGCCCAGCAGCACGATGCGCCTGAAACCGCGCGACCGGAGATAAGCCAGGCCGGTGGCCACGTCGTGCAGCGCGAATTCATGTTCGAGCCGCAAGTCGTTGCCGACCGAGCGCGGCGCCTGCGACCAGGCGGCATAACCCGCCCCGACGATGTCCGGGATCAGGTAATGGCAGGCCATGAATTCCCGCGGGTGCATGACGCACACCACGGTGTCCGCCGGGGTGGCGGGCTGGTACAGCGAGCCGCTCGTGGCGGCGCCATCGGCGGTACGCAACACCACATTGGTGGTGCGCGTGCCTTGCGGCACATCGCGCGGGTTCCAGTCGGTATTCAGAAATCCCGCGGTCGCCTGTGAGGCGGGCTGTGACGCGGTGCTCGCGGTTTTGCCTGGATCGGTTGCTGTCATCTGTCAAGCCGCAGCGCGGCCCCGTCATTGATTTGGATCAATGATAGGTAGATTCGACAGAAGTGTCAATTATTTGACGTTAGTGTTAACCCGAATGCCGGGACGGCTTCTTTTTCAGGTGGTTGTCGAAAGCGGTCAGCGCGTCCCGCATCTGGCTGACCGCCTCTTCCGCCGACCCCGCACGTGCGCGTTGCGCGTGGTCAGGCAACAGCGCGCGCAGGCTGAAGTCGGCGATGGACTCGGCCACGCCGCTGGCCGGCACATTGCCCTTGGCGTCGAACCACCAGGCGCACCAGTTGCACATGCCGATGATCGAAAACGCGGCGATATGGGCGTTGGTGTCGCGAAACTGGCCTTCGTCGATCCCGCGCTGTATCACGCGCACAAAGTGGTCCAGCACCGCGCGGCGGGCCGCCTCGGCCGCCGACCGGTGCGGCTCGGGCAGGTTGCTCTCGCTGCGCTCCACCACCCGGAACTGCAGCGGATGCGAAAGGATGAGGCCCGCATGCTGCAGGATCAGCTGCCGCAGCGCATCCCGCGGTGGCAGGAGATCGCGCTCCGAAACACTGGCGGCGAGCAGGCTGGCTTTTTCGGTAACTTCTTCGGTCAGCGCCTCCAGCATCGACTCCTTGCTGGGGAAGTAGTAATAAAGCGCCGTTCGGCTCACACCGACCGCGTCCGCGATGTCATTGATGTTGGTCCCGCCGAAACCTTTTTCGATAAACAGCAGGGACGCCGCGTCCAGGATGGACTGGCGCTGCGCGTCGTTGCGCGTGGGCCGGGGCCTGGCTTCTTTTGCTTTGCTCGTCATGTTCAAAATGTAGCGCACTCGCGCGCCGCCGAAAGAGGCGGCCAAGAGCCCAAAAGCCCGCTACAGGGCGTTGCCCCCTGAGCGGCCCTGGTGCACCTTGCGCGCACGGCGTTTTTTGGCCACCGGTGGCACGGGCGCCTCGACTACCGGCGTGGACTCCGGCACCAGCAGCAGCACGTCTTTCACGCCCAGTCCCATCATGCCCAGGGCCTCGGCCGCGGCGCGGCTCACATCGATGACCCGGCCCGCGCCGAAGGGGCCGCGGTCGTTGATGCGCACCTCGACCTCGCGTCCCGTCACGAGGCTGCGCACGCGCACCAGCGTGCCGAAGGGCAGGGTCTTGTGGGCTGCCGTCAGCGCATGCATGTCGTAGCGTTCACCGCTGGCCGTGCGCCGGCCATGAAAGCGGGGCCCGTACCACGATGCCTGGCCGCGCTCGAGTTCGCGGGGTACCTCGCCGGCCAGCAACTCCGGCTCGGCCGC
Coding sequences:
- a CDS encoding SRPBCC family protein, translating into MTTTSHRTATTSDRELVLTRHIEAPREKLFKAWTTPELLTQWFAPKPWSTPRAELDVRPGGANFVVMRGPDGTDFPNRGVYLEVVPNERLVFTDAYTEAWKPSEKPFMTVVLTFEEEAGPNGPGTRYTARVMHWTVADREAHEKMGFHEGWGQCTDQLAELVGAPKPTA
- a CDS encoding TetR/AcrR family transcriptional regulator; amino-acid sequence: MTSKAKEARPRPTRNDAQRQSILDAASLLFIEKGFGGTNINDIADAVGVSRTALYYYFPSKESMLEALTEEVTEKASLLAASVSERDLLPPRDALRQLILQHAGLILSHPLQFRVVERSESNLPEPHRSAAEAARRAVLDHFVRVIQRGIDEGQFRDTNAHIAAFSIIGMCNWCAWWFDAKGNVPASGVAESIADFSLRALLPDHAQRARAGSAEEAVSQMRDALTAFDNHLKKKPSRHSG
- a CDS encoding Bug family tripartite tricarboxylate transporter substrate binding protein, which codes for MKFLQIKTLTGAAAVLLACAMLPAAAQTFPVKPVRAVLPYSAGSGPDSVMRSVGEKLTRDWGQQLLVDNKPGANGWLAIGETKRAQPDGYTLMTVDSTHMTLQPHLYKQLPFDPAKDFEPVAPLYRTNFFIVVGANAPWKNVTELIAAAKAKDGHLTYGSWGIGSVAHVGTAMFEHSTGAKMTHVPFKELPQLYTAVATGEVDWAFGTAATVGPLYKAKKVRLLAYAGHNRMAGYTDVPTVAESGGPAGFELPTWVAMYAPKGTPKPVVDRIQSGVAKALADADIKDRLANFGFEPWIAPPSDVTKAAEADKLRFAEIVKRSRIALD
- a CDS encoding acyl-CoA thioesterase: MIATEQVLGERPLVIRRRVKWGDCDPAGVVYTPMFSEYVISAAELFYGSLFHTTPQRAKHEQGFGTPSRALAFDFRRSLRPDDEFDMTVTVAGIQSRTYVLDVTGRTLEGEVIFVATLTPVCVARDERRSIEIPPAFRAALERYQAACAAAPSITPERSTP
- a CDS encoding FAD-dependent monooxygenase — protein: MKIAVIGAGPAGLYFSLLTKKHNPAHEINVYEQNPEGATYGWGVVFSDVGLAFLKEADAEFFAEFTAHHEKCDYMEVVHRGCHVQIHGNHFSRTARIDMLQTLQRACERVGVRIHYGQRIGDVSALAAEVDLLIAADGGNSAVRTQFAGHFRPTFEKRRNKFAWYGTRQRFHPVSLIFKETTHGVFIAHSYQYSAELSTFLVEVDPDTWKRAGLDAASEDESRRYCTQVFGAELGANVLLTNRSLWFEANIVKNEQWTHRNIVLLGDALRTVHFSLGSGTRMAMQDAIALHKGLAAHPDDLALAFAAFEATRRPASSSFQNAAAKSLDWYENVAGKLHLDPVSFAYDYMRRTGQVSHDDLKQRDPHFTAAFEAL
- a CDS encoding septal ring lytic transglycosylase RlpA family protein, giving the protein MACNTAPGKPVHQGAVRVWIVASLLAVLAGCATAPPVQPPSGFPPGPATKPAVTAPTAPADPMGGPAPANPSVAAEPELLAGEVPRELERGQASWYGPRFHGRRTASGERYDMHALTAAHKTLPFGTLVRVRSLVTGREVEVRINDRGPFGAGRVIDVSRAAAEALGMMGLGVKDVLLLVPESTPVVEAPVPPVAKKRRARKVHQGRSGGNAL
- a CDS encoding GbsR/MarR family transcriptional regulator; its protein translation is MNLAPLTQRFVLHFGEMGSRWGINRTVGQIYALLYVSPRALNADEIGEALAFSRSNVSMGLKELQSWNLVRLQHLPNDRREYFSAPDDVWAIFRTLAEERRKREIDPTLSMLRDALMEQPANQDDIHAQARMKQMHDLIELMTGWLADVQKMDSATLMSLMKMGAKVQKLLQMKDKVTSTVKAGLTGRAASSTVAAKSDGPPGPAAPPANLADKNRS
- a CDS encoding DoxX family protein produces the protein MTIQNRNILFAARALMALIFLVAGMRKLLAWGATVGYFNKLGIPLPEIALALTVALEIGGGIALVLGWRLRLAAGVMGAFTLASALIAHAFWAAEPPQFNAQLLSFLKNTAMAGGFLLLAYVAGHQKET
- a CDS encoding VOC family protein; amino-acid sequence: MSARDLLPQPALRGVDHTARPTWKLRETIEFYRDKLGLPLVHVISARGWGPATHPDFLHFFFDSGNGSTIAFFYYLGSDQPATMEDRASKPPLPDDHVFDATHTAWIVESAEELQAWKQRLEAQGLNVSVETAHEVIESIYVRDPNGYFVEFTRKLRPLDRLDADDGALTLQAALEAEDAAVRRGSHLARIDDIWSAKARLLDERGGAGDRVGSAVAIYVPRLAEFSALVHDAAARPECRVTAVGDYDLIEAGQAMEFRRKALGLKPAVWYGLFTGGVRGHIEVFERDRVVIAPARP
- a CDS encoding AMP-binding protein; this encodes MRDIQSPIEGVTYPSDQRAAASLANGSWVASTVGDCLRATAARYPDRQAFISDERSLTFRELDETTDRLAAALLAMGLATGDRAIFQLGTTVDTAIVLLACYKAGIVPVCSLPQHREVEIGQLAAQSGARGYFVQTDFGSFDLVGLARTMAARHPSLEHLVVVRGAVAGLPGIDALIADMPLEQARQQLGHIALGMEDVLSFQLSGGTTGVPKIIPRFHAEYLGHSAAWMRRYRIDAGSRVIWSLPLLHNAGQLYTLMPAALMGVTVVLMPRVDIARMLALIEEHRITHALSIGPIAPQLLAYTDIARHDLSSLQLFATMSRADKLEKHIGVPCSNLYGITEGLLLGSPADAPAFARHHTQGTSGCAHDEIRLLVPETEEPSPPGEMGEMCFRGPSSLTGFFGNPEANAKAFTSDGFYRTGDMMTAHVVDGVTCYAFEGRLRDNVNRGGEKIGCEEVEGFVSQHPAVADAKLVAMPDPFYGEKACVFIVPRPGMVAPDVKALGAFLVGLGLAKYKCPERVEIVDSYPLTRVGKIDKPALKQRIADQLAAEAAGSPS
- a CDS encoding BON domain-containing protein, translated to MRLKFRLSNWLVMGGLVLLMPAVAQDRQNYFDDPFLRVSSAMAACPVPEGPSFTQEQVRAEAHVRAQHGGSCFRSGRCRLPNSYLYDKEIIPRVAIYLQQDGRFGDTSVWVLGERRLVTLMGCVQSQEQALAMERAVMLVDDVMGVVNHLMVGTTGTPKYSTVPAGAAAAH